One genomic region from Anopheles bellator chromosome 2, idAnoBellAS_SP24_06.2, whole genome shotgun sequence encodes:
- the LOC131211843 gene encoding thioredoxin-2-like: MVYLVKDSDDFNNKLESAGDQLVVVDFFATWCGPCKVIAPKLEEFQNKYADKVVILKVDVDECEDLAAQYNISSMPTFLFIKRKQVVQQFSGANAEKLENQIESLIA; the protein is encoded by the exons ATGGTGTACCTAGTGAAAGATTCC GATGACTTCAACAACAAGCTGGAATCGGCCGGCGACCAACTGGTGGTGGTAGACTTCTTCGCTACCTGGTGCGGTCCGTGCAAGGTAATCGCGCCGAAACTTGAAGAGTTCCAGAACAAGTACGCCGACAAGGTGGTCATCCTGAAGGTGGACGTGGACGAGTGCGAGGATCTGGCCGCCCAATACAACATTTCCAGCATGCCCACCTTCCTGTTCATCAAGCGAAAGCAGGTGGTGCAGCAGTTCTCAGGCGCCAATGCCGAGAAGCTGGAAAACCAAATTGAGAGCCTGATCGCCTAA
- the LOC131211842 gene encoding uncharacterized protein LOC131211842, with amino-acid sequence MKRYMLDLSNLFSDHRQKVCIAHRDKWSTIRSLIHTLRQLFAIESELVVLSGDGVYYPETENIAILRDNETLKVVLLNTNESRTRSPGTKRHVAAIDTTADHSQIEEIESILSSLPTPKRRRVRKRKAKQAGIDEDQARPSKAALPKEKPPQAYENLANGSQERIVPVDDKVLKHTLKVKQKQNESELPYRNLNRVMKARVVRALSPAALSPLHNGNHRTDEDRTSAVDTNNDEILPKEVSSTQACPSSIKPRVVRAISDENTIEVKQEQIEKCSNDTSSGGAVYNTVSEANNSSTTPTLLNESVGSAADETSADNGEITIVSSEISL; translated from the exons atgaaaagaTATATGTTAGATTTAAGTAACTTGTTTTCGGACCATCGACAGAAAGTGTGCATTGCACACAGGGACAAATGGAGCACGATTCGTTCTTTAATTCACACATTGAGACAGCTTTTTGCGATCGAGTCCGAGCTCGTCGTTTTATCCGGTGACGGTGTGTACTATCCGGAGACGGAAAATATTGCCATTCTACGGGATAACGAGACACTGAA AGTTGTGTTGCTAAACACAAACGAGTCGCGCACACGATCTCCTGGTACAAAACGGCATGTAGCGGCCATCGACACAACCGCAGACCACAGCCAGATCGaggaaatcgaatcaattttATCCAGTTTGCCTACTCCAAAGCGACGGCGTGTTCGGAAACGTAAAGCCAAACAGGCTGGCATCGATGAGGATCAGGCACGCCCTTCGAAGGCTGCGTTGCCCAAAGAAAAGCCCCCACAAGCCTATGAGAATCTTGCAAACGGTAGCCAGGAACGAATAGTGCCTGTGGATGACAAAGTTCTAAAGCATACGCTCAAAGTGAagcagaagcaaaacgaaagcgaacTACCGTACAGAAATTTGAACCGCGTAATGAAGGCTAGAGTTGTGCGGGCTCTTTCTCCAGCGGCACTCTCCCCTCTGCACAACGGAAACCATAGAACTGATGAAGACCGTACAAGCGCAGTAGACACAAATAACGATGAAATATTGCCCAAAGAAGTATCTTCAACGCAGGCCTGCcccagcagcataaaaccaAGAGTGGTGCGTGCAATTTCTGACGAAAACACGATTGAAGTAAAGCAAgaacaaatcgaaaaatgttccaaCGATACGAGCTCTGGTGGTGCGGTTTACAATACCGTATCCGAAGCAAACAATTCATCCACAACCCCAACTCTGTTGAATGAATCCGTCGGCAGTGCTGCAGACGAAACCAGCGCTGACAACGGGGAGATAACGATCGTCTCTTCGGAAATCTCCCTCTGA
- the LOC131210667 gene encoding transmembrane protein 53-B: MSATYGARMESEYPLDDTLEYFIKFPSPNFRSDTQTAESDYVFVCNETNVPIVLLLGWAGCQDKYLMKYSKIYEDRGLITIRYTAPVENLFWKRAAMHQIGEKILKLIYDMNFDSHPLIFHVFSNGGAFLYQHIAVALRRSKAPINVCGMIFDSAPGDRRILGLYRAIAAIYGKERRCNVLLSALMAIAAMILWTFEDVFNYIMNFLRPRGYEVQTNPSHNLKYERNAWPQLFLYSKEDRLIPYTDIEKFANYRSRCGVDVRMVCFERSEHVKHYIRHPQQYIYTVCKFINDCLSNYYSKFHN; encoded by the exons ATGTCGGCCACCTACGGGGCAAGGATGGAATCGGAGTATCCCCTCGACGATACGCTAGAGTATTTCATCAAATTTCCTTCGCCCAACTTCCGGAGCGATACACAAACGGCCGAGAGCGATTACGTGTTTGTTTGCAACGAAACCAACGTAccgatcgtgctgctgcttggcTGGGCCGGGTGCCAGGATAAGTACTTGATGAAGTACTCCAAAATCTACGAAGACCGAGG TCTCATCACTATTCGTTACACGGCtccggtggaaaatttgttctGGAAACGCGCCGCCATGCACCAGATCGGGGAGAAAATTTTGAAGCTGATATACGACATGAACTTCGACAGCCATCCGTTAATATTTCACGTTTTCTCCAACGGGGGCGCGTTTTTGTATCAACACATTGCGGTGGCGCTGAGGCGATCCAAAGCACCCATCAACGTGTGCGGCATGATCTTTGATTCGGCCCCCGGCGATCGACGCATCTTGGGGTTGTATCGTGCCATCGCCGCAATTTACGGGAAGGAGCGGCGGTGCAATGTGCTCCTATCAGCTCTGATGGCCATCGCTGCAATGATACTGTGGACGTTTGAG GACGTTTTCAATTACATTATGAATTTTTTAAGGCCACGTGGCTACGAAGTACAAACGAATCCGTCGCACAACCTCAAGTACGAGAGGAACGCATGGCCACAGTTATTCCTTTACTCCAAGGAAGACCGGTTAATACCTTACACC GATATAGAAAAATTTGCCAATTATCGAAGTCGATGCGGCGTGGACGTGCGGATGGTTTGTTTCGAACGCTCGGAACACGTAAAACACTACATTCGCCACCCGCAGCAGTACATCTACACCGTGTGCAAGTTTATCAACGATTGTTTATCGAACTACTATAGTAAATTTCATAACTAA
- the LOC131209592 gene encoding recombination repair protein 1 isoform X1, with amino-acid sequence MEQKARKRRAVKTGPEEESEHQHQAEPDVEPTENTAKGRARQAAVKKTKLKGTKQTESDPATEEPEAVSELSDANGAKKTTKSRRPSKAKEPRSEETDEAEGEGVKPSIAKTKAKTTAQRKATNSAKTQDGDGTTKETKTRRASKKESSKEPTANGKAAVASSENGTPESKKSATSSKGKLSTVLELDEATEAVTKPRKGRGKAKEIIPEAPPSEIEKPKKGRGKAKVPETPQMNENDNIAANAQPVEEKPLKGRGNAKAKASEPALKDEFVSKRNRKGKESSPSKQIGDLTEPATKPTTARGKKKVEASSEDAANGDPSVETGANGTSESIANAAAPTNGVTQRKRRNVADVDAEETPALKVSAKDKKTSVPKMNKCSTDYTGLSFALEKDALWNYKISSWNLAGLRSWVGKGGLQYIEHEQPDILCLQETKCTEDQLPDEARHIPGYHPYWLCKPGGYAGVAIYSRKMPIFVTYGLGDDEQDQDGRLLTAEYEKFYLVCVYVPNAGNKLVTLPKRMRWDEKFHQYLQELDRKKPVILCGDMNVAHEEIDLANPKTNRKNAGFTQEERDGMTRLLSYGFVDTFRKLYPERKAAYTFWTYMGGARAKNVGWRLDYFIVSERLADKVTDNVMRTQVYGSDHCPVTLFLNL; translated from the exons ATGGAGCAGAAAGCAAGAAAGCGTCGTGCAGTGAAAACCGGTCCAGAGGAAGAATCTGAGCATCAGCATCAGGCTGAGCCTGATGTAGAACCAACCGAAAACACGGCAAAGGGTAGAGCCAGACAGGCAGCAGTAAAAAAGACCAAACTCAAAGGGACGAAACAAACTGAGTCCGATCCAGCCACcgaggaaccggaagcagtgTCCGAGTTGAGTGATGCGAATGGAGCGAAAAAGACAACGAAATCACGTCGTCCGTCAAAGGCCAAAGAACCAAGGTCAGAGGAAACCGATGAAGCGGAAGGAGAAGGCGTAAAACCATCTATTGCAAAAACCAAAGCGAAGACCACTGCTCAAAGGAAGGCGACGAATTCGGCCAAAACGCAGGATGGCGATGGAACAACGAAAGAAACTAAAACAAGGCGTGCCTCGAAAAAAGAGAGTTCAAAGGAACCGACCGCTAATGGAAAAGCTGCTGTTGCGTcgtcggaaaacggaacgccTGAGTCGAAGAAATCGGCAACATCAAGcaaaggaaaactttccacagTTCTCGAACTGGACGAAGCAACCGAGGCGGTGACGAAACCCAGAAAAGGTCGCGGAAAAGCTAAGG AAATCATACCCGAAGCACCACCGTCTGAGATtgaaaaacccaaaaaaggacgCGGAAAAGCTAAGG TTCCAGAAACGCCTCAAATGAACGAAAATGATAACATCGCGGCCAATGCACAACCCGTGGAAGAGAAGCCCCTAAAAGGGCGTGGAAACGCTAAGG CAAAAGCCTCCGAGCCTGCCTTGAAGGATGAATTTGTTTCGAAGCGCAATCGGAAGGGTAAAgaatcgtcgccgtcgaagcAGATTGGGGATTTGACAGAACCGGCTACCAAGCCTACTACTGCtcgaggaaagaaaaaggttGAAGCCTCTTCTGAGGATGCAGCGAACG GAGACCCTTCAGTCGAAACCGGAGCTAATGGGACTTCGGAATCAATTGcaaatgctgctgctcctaCTAATGGAG TAACACAGCGAAAAAGACGCAACGTCGCTGATGTGGATGCTGAAGAAACACCAGCACTGAAGGTATCCGCGAAGGACAAGAAAACATCGGTCCCAAAGATGAACAAATGCTCCACTGATTACACTGGGCTCAGCTTTGCCCTAGAGAAGGACGCTCTGTGGAACTACAAAATCTCGAGCTGGAATCTAGCCGGACTGCGTAGCTGGGTGGGCAAGGGAGGTCTACAGTACATCGAGCATGAACAACCGGACATATTGTGCTTGCAGGAGACGAAGTGTACCGAAGATCAGCTGCCAGACGAAGCTCGCCACATTCCGGGTTATCACCCATACTGGCTGTGCAAACCGGGGGGCTATGCAGGCGTGGCCATTTACTCGCGCAAAATGCCAATTTTCGTGACATACGGTTTGGGTGATGACGAGCAAGATCAGGACGGTCGCTTGCTGACCGCGGAGTACGAAAAGTTTTATCTGGTGTGCGTGTATGTTCCAAATGCCGGCAACAAGCTGGTAACACTGCCGAAGCGCATGCGGTGGGACGAGAAGTTTCACCAATATCTGCAGGAGCTGGACCGAAAAAAGCCGGTCATACTGTGCGGAGATATGAATGTGGCGCACGAGGAGATTGACTTGGCGAACCCGAAAACCAACCGCAAAAATGCCGGATTCACACAGGAAGAAAGGGACGGTATGACTCGGTTGCTGTCGTACGGGTTTGTAGACACGTTCCGCAAGCTTTATCCGGAGCGCAAGGCCGCCTATACCTTCTGGACGTACATGGGTGGGGCGCGGGCCAAGAACGTAGGGTGGCGATTGGATTATTTCATCGTTTCCGAACGGCTGGCGGATAAGGTGACCGATAATGTAATGCGAACCCAGGTGTACGGAAGTGACCACTGTCCCGTTactttgtttttaaatctttAA
- the LOC131209592 gene encoding recombination repair protein 1 isoform X2 has product MEQKARKRRAVKTGPEEESEHQHQAEPDVEPTENTAKGRARQAAVKKTKLKGTKQTESDPATEEPEAVSELSDANGAKKTTKSRRPSKAKEPRSEETDEAEGEGVKPSIAKTKAKTTAQRKATNSAKTQDGDGTTKETKTRRASKKESSKEPTANGKAAVASSENGTPESKKSATSSKGKLSTVLELDEATEAVTKPRKGRGKAKEIIPEAPPSEIEKPKKGRGKAKVPETPQMNENDNIAANAQPVEEKPLKGRGNAKAKASEPALKDEFVSKRNRKGKESSPSKQIGDLTEPATKPTTARGKKKVEASSEDAANGDPSVETGANGTSESIANAAAPTNGVTQRKRRNVADVDAEETPALKVSAKDKKTSVPKMNKCSTDYTGLSFALEKDALWNYKISSWNLAGLRSWETKCTEDQLPDEARHIPGYHPYWLCKPGGYAGVAIYSRKMPIFVTYGLGDDEQDQDGRLLTAEYEKFYLVCVYVPNAGNKLVTLPKRMRWDEKFHQYLQELDRKKPVILCGDMNVAHEEIDLANPKTNRKNAGFTQEERDGMTRLLSYGFVDTFRKLYPERKAAYTFWTYMGGARAKNVGWRLDYFIVSERLADKVTDNVMRTQVYGSDHCPVTLFLNL; this is encoded by the exons ATGGAGCAGAAAGCAAGAAAGCGTCGTGCAGTGAAAACCGGTCCAGAGGAAGAATCTGAGCATCAGCATCAGGCTGAGCCTGATGTAGAACCAACCGAAAACACGGCAAAGGGTAGAGCCAGACAGGCAGCAGTAAAAAAGACCAAACTCAAAGGGACGAAACAAACTGAGTCCGATCCAGCCACcgaggaaccggaagcagtgTCCGAGTTGAGTGATGCGAATGGAGCGAAAAAGACAACGAAATCACGTCGTCCGTCAAAGGCCAAAGAACCAAGGTCAGAGGAAACCGATGAAGCGGAAGGAGAAGGCGTAAAACCATCTATTGCAAAAACCAAAGCGAAGACCACTGCTCAAAGGAAGGCGACGAATTCGGCCAAAACGCAGGATGGCGATGGAACAACGAAAGAAACTAAAACAAGGCGTGCCTCGAAAAAAGAGAGTTCAAAGGAACCGACCGCTAATGGAAAAGCTGCTGTTGCGTcgtcggaaaacggaacgccTGAGTCGAAGAAATCGGCAACATCAAGcaaaggaaaactttccacagTTCTCGAACTGGACGAAGCAACCGAGGCGGTGACGAAACCCAGAAAAGGTCGCGGAAAAGCTAAGG AAATCATACCCGAAGCACCACCGTCTGAGATtgaaaaacccaaaaaaggacgCGGAAAAGCTAAGG TTCCAGAAACGCCTCAAATGAACGAAAATGATAACATCGCGGCCAATGCACAACCCGTGGAAGAGAAGCCCCTAAAAGGGCGTGGAAACGCTAAGG CAAAAGCCTCCGAGCCTGCCTTGAAGGATGAATTTGTTTCGAAGCGCAATCGGAAGGGTAAAgaatcgtcgccgtcgaagcAGATTGGGGATTTGACAGAACCGGCTACCAAGCCTACTACTGCtcgaggaaagaaaaaggttGAAGCCTCTTCTGAGGATGCAGCGAACG GAGACCCTTCAGTCGAAACCGGAGCTAATGGGACTTCGGAATCAATTGcaaatgctgctgctcctaCTAATGGAG TAACACAGCGAAAAAGACGCAACGTCGCTGATGTGGATGCTGAAGAAACACCAGCACTGAAGGTATCCGCGAAGGACAAGAAAACATCGGTCCCAAAGATGAACAAATGCTCCACTGATTACACTGGGCTCAGCTTTGCCCTAGAGAAGGACGCTCTGTGGAACTACAAAATCTCGAGCTGGAATCTAGCCGGACTGCGTAGCTGG GAGACGAAGTGTACCGAAGATCAGCTGCCAGACGAAGCTCGCCACATTCCGGGTTATCACCCATACTGGCTGTGCAAACCGGGGGGCTATGCAGGCGTGGCCATTTACTCGCGCAAAATGCCAATTTTCGTGACATACGGTTTGGGTGATGACGAGCAAGATCAGGACGGTCGCTTGCTGACCGCGGAGTACGAAAAGTTTTATCTGGTGTGCGTGTATGTTCCAAATGCCGGCAACAAGCTGGTAACACTGCCGAAGCGCATGCGGTGGGACGAGAAGTTTCACCAATATCTGCAGGAGCTGGACCGAAAAAAGCCGGTCATACTGTGCGGAGATATGAATGTGGCGCACGAGGAGATTGACTTGGCGAACCCGAAAACCAACCGCAAAAATGCCGGATTCACACAGGAAGAAAGGGACGGTATGACTCGGTTGCTGTCGTACGGGTTTGTAGACACGTTCCGCAAGCTTTATCCGGAGCGCAAGGCCGCCTATACCTTCTGGACGTACATGGGTGGGGCGCGGGCCAAGAACGTAGGGTGGCGATTGGATTATTTCATCGTTTCCGAACGGCTGGCGGATAAGGTGACCGATAATGTAATGCGAACCCAGGTGTACGGAAGTGACCACTGTCCCGTTactttgtttttaaatctttAA
- the LOC131210407 gene encoding alpha-ketoglutarate-dependent dioxygenase alkB homolog 4 — protein MDYPRPCGCKGRRTCLSCEAEFGILRSDFYTTFQHSDSYVYCPLCSKIYPGWDVEKIMNEHSAVPSHRGTAGEDYGGVYIELNFLTKEEETQLLHALDEMPWDVSQSGRRKQNFGPKTNFKKTRLKAGQFAGFPRSTEFVQRRFANVPLLATFQTIEQCSLEYDPERGASIDPHIDDCWIWGERVVTVNLLSDSVLTMSLPRNADGKSKYNLNFVDQYRDRLLAELVDEQTLASYENRIVRIPMPRRSLLVLYGPPRYQWEHSVLREDIRDRRVCLAYREFTSMYLQGGSDFGQSEVIYERAKQFWDHRTEAVAS, from the exons ATGGACTACCCCAGACCTTGCGGTTGTAAAGGACGCCGAACTTGTTTAAGCTGTGAAGCAGAATTCGGGATTCTGCGAAGCGATTTCTACACCACATTTCAG cACTCTGATTCCTACGTGTACTGCCCGCTGTGCTCTAAGATCTACCCCGGTTGGGACGTTGAAAAGATTATGAACGAACACTCGGCAGTTCCCAGCCACCGGGGAACCGCCGGAGAAGATTACGGCGGAGTGTACATTGAGCTGAACTTCCTGACCAAAGAGGAGGAAACGCAGCTGCTGCACGCTTTAGACGAGATGCCTTGGGATGTGTCGCAAAGTGGACGACGGAAGCAAAACTTTGGTCCGAAGACCAACTTTAAAAAGACCCGTCTAAAGGCAGGCCAATTTGCGGGTTTTCCCCGATCGACGGAGTTTGTGCAACGGAGGTTCGCGAACGTTCCCCTGTTGGCCACGTTTCAAACGATAGAACAGTGCTCGCTAGAGTATGACCCGGAGCGGGGcgcttcgatcgatccgcaCATCGACGATTGTTGGATTTGGGGCGAACGTGTCGTGACGGTCAACCTGCTGAGCGACTCCGTACTGACGATGTCCCTCCCCAGGAATGCCGATGGAAAATCAAAGTATAATCTAAACTTTGTGGACCAATACCGAGACCGTCTGTTGGCCGAGCTGGTGGATGAGCAAACGTTAGCTTCCTACGAGAATCGGATCGTGCGCATTCCGATGCCGAG GCGCTCGTTGCTCGTACTTTACGGACCACCGCGCTACCAGTGGGAACACTCGGTGCTGCGTGAAGACATTCGCGATAGGCGCGTTTGCTTGGCGTACCGGGAGTTTACATCAATGTATCTGCAGGGTGGAAGCGACTTTGGTCAAAGCGAAGTAATTTATGAACGGGCCAAACAGTTCTGGGACCATCGGACGGAGGCCGTGGCTAGTTAG
- the LOC131208935 gene encoding inositol-trisphosphate 3-kinase homolog → MTSSIFLTMAGWTSDKFRLSCIDNNGLKRTLLKMLILDNGTKNTNIEAERGEYRVEQGVPNGGGGANNKSLLSFLAINALELSAPASPVLLECNAPTVPSGWLQLSGHPKSIAPMANGIVRKRVSGPNDTELVAYRQLMVDPHAIKVVPKFLGVHQTATDHFIELHNLLNGFVEPNVMDIKMGFRTFTESEVSNTALREDLYKKMVSVDPGAPTAEEHRQRAITKLRYMQFRENMSSTEEKGFRIEALKMRGSLPVTDLKTVKTNPQIQATIGHFVGGRRSVAKDITKRLRQMRTMIEKSEFFHRHQVLGSSVFIVYDDQQVGVWLIDFAKALPLPKGAKVNHRTRWQMGNCEEGLLHGFDELIRTMEAVQQNVQTLRHQSRATDV, encoded by the exons ATGACTTCTTCCATATTCCTCACCATGGCAGGATGGACCAGTGACAAGTTTCGCCTCTCCTGTATCGACAACAATGGACTGAAACGCACCCTGCTTAAGATGCTGATACTGGACAATGGCACGAAAAACACG AACATCGAAGCGGAACGGGGCGAGTATCGGGTCGAGCAGGGTGTgcccaacggtggcggcggtgccaaCAACAAATCGCTGCTCAGTTTCCTCGCAATC AACGCCCTCGAGCTCAGTGCACCTGCCAGTCCGGTCCTGTTGGAGTGCAACGCACCAACCGTCCCGTCCGGATGGTTGCAGCTATCCGGTCATCCCAAAAG CATAGCACCGATGGCTAACGGAATCGTGCGCAAGCGTGTATCCGGACCGAACGACACCGAGCTGGTGGCCTACCGGCAACTGATGGTCGATCCGCACGCCATCAAGGTGGTGCCCAAATTTCTCGGTGTCCACCAGACCGCTACCGACCATTTTATCGAGCTGCACAACCTGCTGAATGGGTTCGTCGAGCCGAACGTGATGGACATCAAGATGGGCTTCCGGACGTTCACCGAAAGTGAAGTGAGCAATACGGCGCTCCGGGAGGATCTGTACAAGAAGATGGTGTCCGTCGACCCGGGCGCACCGACCGCCGAggagcaccggcagcgggccaTCACGAAGCTGCGCTATATGCAGTTCCGCGAGAACATGTCGTCCACGGAGGAGAAAGGCTTCCGCATCGAGGCGCTCAAGATGCGCGGCAGTCTGCCCGTGACCGACCTGAAGACGGTCAAAACCAACCCCCAGATTCAGGCCACCATCGGGCACTTTGTCGGTGGGCGGCGCAGCGTAGCGAAGGACATCACCAAGCGGTTGCGGCAGATGCGTACGATGATCGAAAAGTCGGAGTTcttccaccggcaccaggtGCTGGGCAGCAGCGTGTTCATCGTGTACGATGATCAGCAGGTCGGAGTGTGGTTGATCGATTTCGCCAAGGCGCTACCCCTGCCCAAGGGCGCGAAGGTAAACCATCGGACGCGCTGGCAGATGGGCAACTGCGAGGAAGGGCTGCTGCACGGGTTCGACGAGCTGATCCGCACGATGGAAGCCGTCCAGCAGAACGTCCAAACGCTGCGCCACCAGTCACGCGCGACGGATGTCTAG